The nucleotide sequence ACCTTTCAGTATTGGTAAATCTGAGCCCCGTCTTCCAATATTTTGAAAGTAATCTAACCAAAGTAAGAACATTAAAAGGACTTGTTTTGGCCTCTAACAGTCTCAGATTTTACTTTTAGGTGTCTGAAAACTTTACATAAAGGATCCACCCAGAGGGagactatttttaaaagatGCTTTTATAACCAGAAACTAGAAGACACTTAACAGATCAAGGCAGAGGCAGACGAGCAAATCAGTGATTTTATTCATGGTGTCTGGTATCTTTGAAGAGAGCAACATCATGGCTGTTTCTGGTTTAAAAGCAGCTCTTATTCTTTTTAAGAAGGTCTACCTCTGTTAAAACGCTCTCTGTGATTGTCATTCAGTTTTGATAACAGGTGGAGCTTGtcatttgaaaaacaagaacttttatTGGACGTACTCTGAACCCATACCTTGGCTGGTGCATTAGGCGCTCAAGGCTTCTGGCTTCAAGCAGCCAACTGCAGCAACCCCAAAACTTTTTTCTGTTGTATGCAtcatgagttttaaaaatgtccctAAACCTTACTTTTAATGTTTAAGTTTAATCCTACTTTCTCTTGTCGCAGGGTTACTGATGTTACTGATTCATGTTCAACATGCTTTTTCAATAAGTAATAAATGTGAACAGATCTTTATCACTCTTTATATTTTCTCAAGTTTTTTGCTCATTAAAAATCATTAATGCAAATTTATAAGGTTAATAAAAGTGAAATGCAAATAATTAGAAGAAAATGAACAAACTGTATGATGTGGTTTTATGTAAAGCAATGTTTATTTCATGCCTGTCACTCATGTGAAATGCTGTGTGTATTCTTTTTTCTGAGACTGCAGGAGGATCCTTCTGTCATGGCTCTGTAATCTAAATAAAAGTGTTGCATTGTTTTAACAGGTCCCCAGAGTTCATTCAGGTATATTACAGGCTTTTAAGGACAGTGAGTACAGCTGAtttgtttctttatatttttaaagaggGGATGATGCAAAAGTCCAGCATGCAAATGTTCAAGAAGTATCCATAGAGGttacttttctttgtatttacacATACTGGCATGTTGGGGGTATAATATAACATTATTATCAGTTTCATATGTTTCATTCTCCAGCTCAGCTCCTCATATAATGCAAAGTATTATAAGAGAGCGAGAGGCAGAGGTATAAATTCAAATTATCTGTCTATGTGACCCTGATGTGCTTGCATGAGTAGATATCTGTCATTTCTAAAGCTCTTGTTGACATTTCAACTTAGTTCACAAAAAGTCCTCCTTGTTATTCATCTTAACTTTCACCATAAAccttacagtatttctcaattgctaaaacacatttcttgacatccaccatgcttttctcaacactataagcacaaaacccaattttccaactacattcaccaaacctctgactcttcctgcaaaaccaaagaatgttgtcagatcataccccaagccactaaaaattaaaacaatactgagcagtcattacacactactaCTTATTATTAACAGTAGGCTAAATAAATTCTGCAACCAGTGCTCTCCGAACtggcttatattggtttcctcacatcattagccacaagtgtaatcagttttgagtggttgtgtttaagctgtgacactcagcttaccattatgcaacacaagtgcatcacagtgcaacatgtgttttagtgagtgagaatgtgtttgcaagttgtgtctaacaaGTGAAAAGTGCTTATTGTTTTGCCAAAATAGTggctgattcaatacatgggttcaggcaGCTAAGcaatttggttcagacaatagggtttagtgttttagcaatgGAGAAATACTGTAACTTTGGAGGGACAGAAGACACACCTGGAAAATGACAGCTGAGTCATTAGGCTAAGCTTCAATGTGTGGGCGGTTATTATAGCAATCAGCCACAACTCTGTCAGGCTCAGACATAAATAAGGAAGCATGTTAGAGACTTGACTGCCTATGAATAATTTGTTTCTGATTATAATGACATGATTTCTCTGAGAAGTGAGCTAATTTATCAAAAATgggaaactttaaaaacatcaactaAGTTATCTCAAAATAATGACcgaatttttcaataaaatatcaaagcatTCAAAAACTATGATAATAATGTGGGGATGCAAAGTCCTCGTTTTGTGAATGTTAGTCATTACAGTGAAtaatatttacttttaatactttttcCCATCACATTGGCAGAAATGGGCTTCCATATAAATAAGTGACGTTCCTTTAAATAGACAAATACCACAGACTCTCaaacgcacgcgcacacacacacgcacacacacattccgcACTGCTTAAGTTTCGTTTCTTCAGATTCGTCCTCCCCAGGCTGTTTCCGCATCCAGCACCAtagctgctctctctcctctctgcaaacAAGCCCTGCAGGATGTCTCCCGTGTGCTGTGCCTCCGAAGTTCTCTTCATCAGTCCTGCTTTACGACTTTACGGCAGAGTTTAGATGTGCTCTCATAGAGGTAAGAGTGTGCAGAAATAtcgaaatgaaaaatataacttcCCTCGTGATGTGATGACAGCCAGCTTGGttgatttctgtgtgtttttcctctgagtTGTGACTAAGAGgtttgtgctttttaaaatcttgCTCTGCATTCACACAAAGCTGTAACACTGTGCCTTCATCAATTGAAAAAGTACTTTTTGGTTggctgtgtttgtaaatataCCTCGTTGGAACTTTTGAGCTAATCCATCCAGTTACTTCCTGGTCTTACTTGAGCCACAGTTGGCACTCAGAGCATACTGATGAAATCCTGACTATTTTATATAGGCCTCGATGTTAAAAGGTACTTCATGTAAATGATACCCATGACTGCTCTGTGAGGTAGTAGGCACATGTAAAGTTAAAGATGAGACAGGGAAATACAAAAAGGTAACATGGGTAGTAATGTTCATGTTATGAAGTATTATTCCTAACTGTATTAAACTGTTGCTTTCTCCTGCACTCAAATGCAGTAGCTTAGTTTTATACCACATCAACTTGACTGCTTTTGTTTAGTTGTGAAAAGAGGCTACAATATGTTGGGTGTCAAGATGTTTATGGAGATAATATGTGGCCGCTCCCTTTATCATGTTCTgccagaggggtatactacgaagcagGATTTGCGATATCGAGGttacttcagggttaactctggattctCAGTACTACGACGGGGGTTCACTCCTTACCAGGGTAGACCGCCATGGTTACtgtgaactcctaacctgctccagAGCAGGTTAcgttcaggatcagagatcagtttgtagaaaactctgcccactgaccaatcaggttgCTCAATCATGGAGCTCTGTGAGATTATCTTGAGGGGAGGGTGGAGAGACAGGCAGGGCACTTTGTCTACCTTTATGATTTTACATCTAAAAAATACTGTTGACAGTTACTGACTAGGCTAATCTTTCATGACATCATACTTAAATGGTTGTGGTGCTTCCCCTGACTAAAACTCTACGTGCGTCACTTtcaatcatgttctcatttttattagtcctttaaccacagcACTCAGTCTGATAccatcagggctgcagctgaaatataaCGTCTAAAACTTACACACTCGgcacaagattaaatcagagagagagatcactgtcagggaataagCAGTTATTACAATCAGATATATCTGcactaatgatgagaaataagatgTCATTTGTGCGtccactctgtgtttttgtctgatctCTCAGTTCCTCCTTCACATttgaaacacagctgtgttgaagttaacctggattatgtgtttaacttcttcatatttttctaatatcagtgcttTAAGTTTGATAAATATGttgatgtgctgacggcagtctgtccgtgtctgtgattgatCAAATGTTGCCTTCTCCGCCCCATTCATGTGAATGCactcagggtaattctggattgattcatcatgttgataaccacCTTTGTGTGACAGCTTAGTGGGATCTCTTTTTTTGTCAGGTTCAGCGAAGCAAAATCAGGAAAAGATACCTGGGATATGTGGATCTCGCTTCGTATTATATCCCTCTGTTCAGTCGGCATAGGAACTATGAAACAAGAACAAGTTTGGCATGTACCGGTAACCAAATCAGACTCAGTCTGTTCTTCACTCCTTTGTCAATGAATCACATCTGTGTTTGCGGAAACTTTCTCAAAATTGCTTTATAGTATGCCATTAAAGTTATCAATTAAGCTGGTATGTTTTAATTGGACGGACAATATGTTCTATCAATCATGTTACAATCCACAAAAATGCAGCACTAACTCAGTTTATTCCTTGAtagtagggctgaacgattttagGAAAACATCTAATTGCGATTTTTCTGGCAGATATTGCTATTTCAATTCGATTCACGATTTTCTTCAAATCAAGCTTCATtgtaataaacaaacaaatagggGGGGGTGGTCTTAACCGGTTGTCTTAATggaaatgaaccctttaattattcgattcatctcagaacttcttcccaaggagtaagactcacacattgaatcttttctgtatcgagtcgcagcccgaagctggctcagacctcttgacattCCCGCAGGTTGCCCGTATGCCCAAAATTTAATTGTAGACCCAATGTCAGGTTCATTCCATAAcaccataccttgtcagaaaatataatttaaaatataacattaaacaaacatgagcatgaaaacatgaaatattttaaaaaactaagatcgagaaagaaataaagtaaaattagttACGAAACTTCATTAAAACTGAGTTTGttaagagaaattaaaagtgtgtagttacagacttgaaaactaaggtttaaaaatgggTTTGCATCCATTATTGAGCAGTGTAAGCAGCATGAAAGAGGAACGTTTTTAGTCTGGACTTATAAGTGGTCGGAGTCAGGGCTTGTCTTATGGTGTGTTCACACCAAAAGCGAATAGAATCATTCGTGCGAATgaagtacatgtaaagtcaatgcagagatgCGCCATTAGTGCACATCCCCTGgtgacgtgtgttgtgtgacaTATGGACCAGCCgagattccctcatctggaatgtatgggacactttgattctatcaccgtgcagcttccccaaactctgtgacactacctgtttttatgggatcaggaataaacaggagctcactgtgaggacagagagtgaggaggattatgtggtgagttgtgacAAACTTTGTCTGTCATCTATCGGTTGTTGTAATAGGAAGTTATCTCTTCCCCATTTctggcttccccattcaatgtccgccagctcaaccttgttactgcggtcaagccagcctccacttcagaaacgaaagtcaagccagcctccactgtattCTGTTTGTTGACAAAAGACAGCTGTGGGCAACCCCCTCCCTCTTGCGTATATTCGCGACTCAAGCACTCGTTTACACGCGAATAGAGCGAGTCATTTGTGCAaatagagcgagtaaacacaaaaccttCTTGCGTCCATATTCGCGCGATCGtgcgcgtttggtgtgaacgcaccataataCTCTCTGGGAGGTTattccaggtctgtgctgcataataacaaaatgctgcttctccAAGCTTTGTTTTTACTCTTGGGACGGTCAGTAGGCCAGCCCCAGATGTTCGTAGTGTCCTTGTGGGTTCATATGACACAAGCATGTCAGAGCTGTATTTTGGCGCTGAGCCACAGAGAGACTTATAGACCAGcagatagactttaaaatctctcctctgactgacaggaagccagtgtaaggattttaaaactgaagtGATGTGGTCATACTTTTTAGTTTTTGTCAGGACTCGTGCAGCAACATTTTGAATACGCTGAAGTTGCTGAATAGCTTGTTTTGGCGCCCTATGAACAGGCCATTGCAGTAATCTAATCTGCTAGAAATAAATGCATGTACCAGCCTCTCAAGGTCTGTCTGTGACATCATTCCTCTAACTCTGGCTATGTTTTTCAAATGGTAAAAGCAGAAGAAGTGACAGATTTGATGTGATTCTTGAAATTTAAATCTGAATCCAGGATTAGTCCAAGATTTCGTGCTTGACTCTTAGCTACCAGGGAGAGGGACTGAAGGTGAAAGCTGacactctgtctttctttatgtGGCCCAAAGACAATAATGTACATCTTATCTTTGTTCAGTTGGAGAAAATTCTGTTGCATCCAGGCATTCATTTGCTCAATGCAGGGACAAAGATATTTAACAGGTCCATGATCTCCTGGTGTTAGTGAGATGTATATTTGTGTATCATCAGCATAGCTATGATAGGCTACTTTATTACTTTGTATGATTTGGCCCAGTGGTAGCATATAGAGATTAAACAGCAGGGGTCCTAAAACGGAGCCCTGTGGAACCCCACATGTAACAGCCATTTGATCTGACACACAGTTACCAATGGAGACAAAGTACTTCCGGTCATAAAGATATGATTTAAACCACTTGAGGACATTCCCTGAGAGTCCTACCCAGTTTTCTAACCTATCTAACAATATTGTGTGATCCCCTGTATCAAAAGCAGCACTTAAATCCAACAGTACTAAAACAGTGACACTACCCGTATCAGTGTTCAAGCGGGCACCATTGATGACATTGATGAGAGTGGTCTCAGTGCTGTGATGAGGCTGGAAACCTGACTGAAAGTCATCAAAGGAATTGTTTTGGGTCAAAACGTTGCATAGCTGTTTGTGAACAACTTTTTCAATGACTTTACTCAGAAAGGGAAGGTTTGATATAGGCCGATAGTTGTTGTAGAAGCATCAAGACTGCTCTTCTTTAGGAGAGGCTTGatgactgcagtttttaaagcctctggaaaaatGGCAGATTGAAGAGAGGCCTTAACTATTAAAGAGAACTGATTCACCAAACTGCTCAGCACTGTTTTAAGAAAGCCAGTGGGTAAAACATCAAGGCAGCATGTGGATGAACTCAGACTTGATAGTATAGTATATAGTCCACATTGGAAAACAAAATGCGAGAGTTATGACCGTtcttgttaaaggtgacatatcacgcttttttcatcaatatatattggtctaagaggtccccaaaacatgtatttaaagtttatgcccaaaaaaacactttgaaatcagattttggtctgcctgaaaagccctcttcttaagccatcctcagaacactctgttttctctctgaccacgccccctcaggaagtggatgtggcctcggctctccagcacattgatctaatgtttacatgttggctgaatatacacagctgctcagagatcacgttacttcaaccctctgaatctgatccagaatctgatcctgacggagaggcgcctgcagcaggacctttctgaaggattggtcacagatttagtgtttcttgttgttttatttatcagtatgtcgacgtgtgtcttggtacacagctacgaacatgtagctatgtggctatgctaactagcgctagcatttatccatgataaataaaaatcatccactagatcttcaaatctgcaggcctggggagtaaaacggacctctaccagaaaggcagcaggacctttctgaaggatcggtcacagatttagtgtttcttgttgttttatttgtcagtatgttgacgtgtgtcttggtacacagctacagctacagctatgaacatgtagctatgtggctatgctaattagcgctagcacttatccatgacaaataaaaatcatccactagatcttcaaatctgcagacgtggggagtaaaaccgacctctgccagaaaggcagcgggaccttttctgaaggattggtcacagattctgtgttacttgttgttttatttgtcagtatgtagacgtgtgtcttggtacacagctacagctacgacatgtagctatgctaactagcgctagcacttatccatgataaataaaaatcatccactagatcttcaaatctgcagacgtggggagtaaaactgacctttgtgtttattaagacagcctacaactagaatgccaccctcctaagctccttgttagcacacatttgtgcaggtaatgaaaaatagaggggggattcagtattattttatacagtctatgggctgaacaagctccgagctctgactccgtgatagaccggatattgttgttacgtaacaaaaacacggaagtctgaaacggctcgtttcacacacatttacagagaggtggagaaatcaaaacaggggcagaatggatttttttcattctcggggggtttgtagacatgccagggaaacatatttcaggtagagaaccattaaaaagtccattttgcatgatatgtcacctttaataatctCAGAGAAAAATGATTgcctttcatttttcatcttctGATTGTAAAGGTGCAGGTTGTCTTTATATATTTCCAAATTAATTTGAAGTTTTGATTTTTGCCATTTTCGTTCAGCTTTCCTGCAGTAATGGTGGCAAAAACTGCAAACGTCaaacagtaaacagacgtcTCCCGGTTGTGTCTTCATCACTAATGTACACCAgaggtaaaaatcctcaatgaaaaggagactggttcacacagttcacctgctgcaggtagagaccaagctaacactgtgcccctcaaataataactcagcctgtcacaggagtGCATAGCTttaatttctaaagattagacgcacagcgggggaaattATGAATTCTTAATGTCTGACGGtccgccactaaagttttcatctaagtttgtattatcagtgatgcactttagcttgtcatagtctcgttttcgtcttgaTAAACTgagttgttgatgaacatttatcgtatcattgtgctgtgatgtgtgtatgtgagcgcacatgtttgtgtgtctgtgtgcgcatcAGGGCAGAACTATGCCATgcaacacagagagcagaggagcagaatgacatcccgtcatgtaaatacgataaataacataaggacatttactctgtttactaaaagaacaagtttaagacctgatctataagaggGGTAACCCTgaattatttctgctgtgatctggcgctatacagaaaataaaatttactgaACTTCCAAGGAGGGGCGGTTGCCACTGTTGGGGGGACGCCCCCTCCCCACGGTATAATGATAGGGGAAACACTGTGGTTTAAGTATGATGTCAGGACAGATAATCAATAACTatcatcagtattttatatgtaaaatcatacaggtagacaaagtgtcctgctcTCTCCCCTCACGATCAGTtcacagagctccgtgatcgagcgagctgattggttAGTCGGTGAggttttctccaaactgatctctgatcctgccCATAACCTGCCCCACAGCAGGTTAGGAGTAGGGAttggcaatgatttttgaatattcgaatattcgttcagtTTGTAAAACTTGAAGAGtgactttgaatatttttttattttgaattgtaaagtacaatttttcattgttctcaccggtgcctggttgtaatacagtattcccgccagacggtggctatggagcgtcttaaagctgcttgGTAACCGCAtgaagtaacagaagaagaaggatgctaactgcatttaatagcaaaagaagaagaaaacattagtgacagtcACAGGGATTAGAGGTATCCAATTTTCCAGTCAGATGGTTTGGTGATGGGCATGCCGTTGCTGTGTGGGGGTCAGTCCCAGTACATAAGGAATTCCTAACTTGGTGGAGAGATAGAcgcaatctcaatgtccacaatCAATGACTTTGAGGTGCGTTCCTGTTAAGTCCGTGAGGCCTTAGTGTTGTCCTACCGTCAAgtcttcaagtgtgtgagggatctctctcagactttttgagccctttatgccccctttccgtgAGTggacatttttgcagacttagtgtagaggaattacccatagttcatagcattgtgacgtgaaacaagCCTGCAAGCTAGGTAGtgcgacagtaaaaaagaagtaTGAAAGTTGCAATAAAACTTACAGgcaaaaaagtttgcctgtaagtataaatatggAAACAACCTTAATCTATTTATCGTCACACagatgtatatacagtatattttataaaaagaagttatatagcttatttatatattttaaattgtgtggttaagcagtctgtacggtaagagCCTTGTTCACATGACAATCAGGCAGTAAGTCCCTTtagcgccttgaatttgaggaaaaattaaagtaaaaattgtgtGATAAAAATTCTTAACACCGCTAAAGTGAGCTGGTGACGTCATGCCGGTTACATGAGAAGTCataaagtgctgtcccattcccagttctatAGTTTttagcccttacagcctcctgccctcaatcactttccagctgacgtcaattaagtgaAGAAGTGCTCAGGACTCGGAGCtaagggaggacattgagattgggccatagTCTCTTGAGTGTTTGGTTAAGCCCCAAAAAAATGCTCAATGACATTACAGTGTAAAAAATATGTAACTTTTGACTCTAGAGGTAAAGGGTTGAGTTTTACATCAATAtcattgtaaacatgtttctcttGCAGCATCACTGATGAAGATTTGTTGGAAGTGTAGCAGTTATCATGGATGTTCATGAGAAATGAAGGTAAGGTTGAAAACTATTCTGTGTAGTGTTGTATGTGCAAGTAGTATGAGCAGTAATGAGTCATCTGTTTTTGATTTCACTTTTCCAATCATTATTTTGTAGCATTAGTGGCCTGtttttggagaaaaaaacaacactgttaTGGCGGATCAAGACAACACAAAGGTAATGAACAGTTAAATAACATGTTCCATTCAGTTATTCATTAAAATCTGAggtttcacatttgaaccatgTCCCAAGTTTGCAGGCATTtgagaaaacaaatgaagaataataatctttcttttgttttagagTTCAGAAGAGGATGTGTCACCTGACATCAAGGATTGGAGTAAACAGCAAGTGAAGGAATGGACTCTCAACTTAGACGGTGTGGATGACAGTGTTGCAGAAATACTCTTTCAGCAGGACATTAATGGACATAGTCTCTTGCTTTTAGAGACATCAGACTTAACATCAATGGGTGTGACCTTTGGACCAGCAAAACTTATCCTTCATGCAAGAGATGAGGTAGTGAAATTCATGAAAGAGAACCCAGCTAGCTGCACAAATCATCCTGGAGGACCATGCAAACCTTACCCGTTTTGTCGTTTCCAcgatacacacagatacatagAGAACAGTGTTCTGGATATCACAGAGTCTGGTGCCTCAGACTTAATTGAGCCTTGCCACGAGTACAAGGCTTTTGTCAATGTAACAGATGAAACTAGAATGGGCAAGTTCACTTATGAGGTTATTCGCTTTGCTTCTGCCTGTATGAATAGCCGCACCAATGGTACCATCCACTTTGGGATAGGGGACAGGCCAGACTTCATCCATGGCCAAGTGCTGGGAGTCATTGATGAGGACAAAGAGGCTTATGCCAATGAACTTAAAATCGCTATTGATGCTTGTTTTgagcataaacacaaacaggctgcTCAAACTTGCATCAAACCTCCCCGGTTTGTTGGGGTTCTCAACAAGAATTGGACATCATCAGACAAATGTGTGATAGAAGTGGACATTGTTCCCGACACGGCTATCTGTGAGGAAAACTTTTACCATGCATTAAATGTGGATGCACTAAAAGCCaagaaaaagggtaaaaaaGTAGAGGTCAACGctgcaacaaaatcaaaacatttgtTTGTCAGAGATGGCGGTAGCAGCACAGATCTCCTTGTTCAACCTAAACCTGAGGCAAAGGTTAAACAGTTCGATGCTGGGATGGCCAAACTGTCTCAACTCCGAAAACAAGCAGAAGAGAAGCACCTTAACGTGATAAAAAGCAGCACTCAGGGATCTAGACTAAGTCGCATGATCACTGGTGGATCCCTCTCTCTAGACAAGTCCCACTTTCAGGAGTATGTCATAGTAACAAACAAGTCACATCCAATCCAGCTTGAATCACTTGGATTTCTTGTTGAACTCAACCCGACAGCTGTTTTAGACTTTGATCCGGATTCAGCCAAACATGGTCTACAGAGGCACTATGAACAGCAGAGTACTGTACATGCTAATTTACCTGTAGAGTACAAAATTACAAAAGGAGTCCAGGACATTGCTGAAGACTTGGAATTAACACGAGGAACCAGCTGGGTGTTCTGCAATGGAGGTATTGAAGATGAGAGCCCATCAGACATAGACCAGTGGTTGAAGGAAAAGGGAGCATCAGTTCGTGATGTGGTTTCTTTCTTGTGCCGGAAAGATGTGCTTCCAAACCAGAGGTtccttgttgttttcttacttttgtCAACAGTGAATGAGAAGATGGACCCACTTGTTGAGACCTTCATTACATTCTACCAGGAGCTCAAAGGCACAGAGCAAATCCTTTGTttatgtgaaaatgaaaaagcatttACCTCCTGGAAGGACCTACTTGAGGCTCGGTGTGGAATCAACATCTCTGATAGATGCATATATGAGCTGAGTTTTCCTGAGATCAATGGCACTGTCCTCAGTCTTTTGTCTGAAAACCGTAAATCCAAGCGTTTCCTACCCTGTGGTGGGGGAAGTAAAGTGCTACTTGAGAGGAAGCTGGAGCGTAGTCTGGATACCTTGGAGATTCTGTGTGTGAACCAGTGTGAGAGAGGAAACGAGGACAAACTTCAAACAGAGGAGAACTTCTACAAAGGGGGAAAAGTATCATGGTGGAATTTCTACTTCTCAGAAGAACCTGGATCCACACCATTCATCAAACGGGACATGTTCGACTACATCATCGACACGGTCATACCAGATTTGTGCTCCCTGACGAAAGCCTGCGTGTTGTTCCACCTCATGCATGTACCTGGATGTGGTGGGACAACTTTGGCCATGCATACTTTGTGGGCTCTCCGTCACAGATTCCGTTGTGCTGTCCTCAAAAATTGCAGGGCTGATTTTGTTAAAGTAGCTGAACAAGTAGTCAAACTTTTGATGAATGACCACAAGGAGCAATTCCCAAGGGTCCCTGTTTTGCTGATGCTAGATGACTTTGACGACAAAGACAAAGTATTTGACCTGCAGCAGCTTATTGAAAAAGAATGTGCAAAGAAAGACATCCGGTCCAAGACTGCACAGGTCATTCTCCTGAACTGTATGAGGTCCGAGTCCCCTGTACCGATTgaacaaactgaaaacacagtttTCATCGGCAATAATCTCTCTGATAAGGAACAGAGACTGTTTGAGGAAAAACTGGTAGaaatagagaaaaaacacaggaaTGCTGAAACATTTTATGGATTCATGATCATGAAGAAAAACTTCAAGTCAGAGTATGTTGAAGGTGTGGCCCGCAACACCTTGAAGAGCTTTAACAGGAATCAGAAACATGCACAGCTCCTGTCTGTTTTGGTTCTGCTTGATGTTTACTGCAAGGGTTCCGcactctccatctccctctgtgAGGAATATCTTGATCTGAAACCAAAACCATTTTGTGGTTCTGTCAAAGTCGAAGAAGGATTTGGGAAATTTTCCCCTTTGATTGCCAGGTGTTCAGTTCAAGATAAGGTGGTTTTTGAAGGTGTGAAATTTATCCACTCAAGTATTGCATGGCACTGTCTGCAGGAACTCACAAAAACCCACAATGTGAGCAAGGCTGATGTCACTGACTTCCTGCTGACCACAAACGCACTCTATG is from Notolabrus celidotus isolate fNotCel1 chromosome 10, fNotCel1.pri, whole genome shotgun sequence and encodes:
- the LOC117820652 gene encoding sterile alpha motif domain-containing protein 9-like; translation: MADQDNTKSSEEDVSPDIKDWSKQQVKEWTLNLDGVDDSVAEILFQQDINGHSLLLLETSDLTSMGVTFGPAKLILHARDEVVKFMKENPASCTNHPGGPCKPYPFCRFHDTHRYIENSVLDITESGASDLIEPCHEYKAFVNVTDETRMGKFTYEVIRFASACMNSRTNGTIHFGIGDRPDFIHGQVLGVIDEDKEAYANELKIAIDACFEHKHKQAAQTCIKPPRFVGVLNKNWTSSDKCVIEVDIVPDTAICEENFYHALNVDALKAKKKGKKVEVNAATKSKHLFVRDGGSSTDLLVQPKPEAKVKQFDAGMAKLSQLRKQAEEKHLNVIKSSTQGSRLSRMITGGSLSLDKSHFQEYVIVTNKSHPIQLESLGFLVELNPTAVLDFDPDSAKHGLQRHYEQQSTVHANLPVEYKITKGVQDIAEDLELTRGTSWVFCNGGIEDESPSDIDQWLKEKGASVRDVVSFLCRKDVLPNQRFLVVFLLLSTVNEKMDPLVETFITFYQELKGTEQILCLCENEKAFTSWKDLLEARCGINISDRCIYELSFPEINGTVLSLLSENRKSKRFLPCGGGSKVLLERKLERSLDTLEILCVNQCERGNEDKLQTEENFYKGGKVSWWNFYFSEEPGSTPFIKRDMFDYIIDTVIPDLCSLTKACVLFHLMHVPGCGGTTLAMHTLWALRHRFRCAVLKNCRADFVKVAEQVVKLLMNDHKEQFPRVPVLLMLDDFDDKDKVFDLQQLIEKECAKKDIRSKTAQVILLNCMRSESPVPIEQTENTVFIGNNLSDKEQRLFEEKLVEIEKKHRNAETFYGFMIMKKNFKSEYVEGVARNTLKSFNRNQKHAQLLSVLVLLDVYCKGSALSISLCEEYLDLKPKPFCGSVKVEEGFGKFSPLIARCSVQDKVVFEGVKFIHSSIAWHCLQELTKTHNVSKADVTDFLLTTNALYESTQGKDKLLRDVRQILLKRYHSVEEQSQFSPLIQDIADETPGQEEMVLKNAAKLFKKDAIILQLLARYYYLKKKEFSEAKDWAQGARELSKDSSYIADTSAQVVKHELKNAIAKYKEEHISHNQLEMFLKMGQSAIEAFKEAQNLAKKESVQRLNAKKDNNPFNVSGCLGEIQVGVLLIEVLVKTPIFSSDNVRHDILSEVLSGGIKLQDVESRDKWLSKHRGYYMILREFEDVLYNLKYRMKVNFELLENFYVNLGSRFGIKDSREQGIQNELCRCFDHYAKLFCKTDSAPLWKKKNLSPLLKLHLARQSLEMQKADTYSGILNCLTNGRSSATIENIAKQYDFVCQTNLTLTVKEKINFIYVNVVLSRVRLGSPLLKPYQTLVQHLRQILHEPIPLSDNLPLYFIAVALLWPHQNFSSPEWTGLGKYISLMRTAYHSVMKEVMNGKRPVLHFFLGKKQGYERLVHLEEIQKCKTIEQDQFASVWENGKIWKEQKVKELLCRVTGEVKGDLILADTCMPNLKVEVPPVFKSELRGHSQGSRVSFFIGFSLKGPVALDIS